A segment of the Posidoniimonas polymericola genome:
CCAGTCCGAGGCGGTCCGGCTGTCGCAGCTCGTCGACGACCTGCTCGACGTCAGCCGCATGCAGGCGGGCGCCCTGGCGATCGACCGCCGCGAGATGGACCTCTCCCGGATGGTCGAGGAGGTCACGCAGAAGGTGGCCGCCAGCATCGAGTCGGCCAGCATCGACTTCCGCTGCGAGACCCCGCCCAAGTACCCGAAGATCGTGGCCGACAAGAGCAAGCTGGCGGCCGCGGTCGTGAACCTGCTCGGCAACGCCGTCAAGTACACCCCGGAGGGCGGCCGCGTCACGTTCCGCGTCGACCTGTCCGAGGGGATGCTCGAGTTCTCGGTCGCCGACACCGGCATCGGCATCGCGCCCGAGGAGCTCGAGCACGTCTTCGACCGCTTCTTCCGCAGCGACGACGACCGCATCCAGGAGATCCCGGGCAGCGGGCTGGGGCTGTCGCTGACGCAAGAGATCGCCCGCCTGCACGGCGGCGAGCTGACGGTCGACAGCGAGCTCAATGTAGGCTCGATCTTCCGAATGACGATCCCGGTGGAGGAGGCCTGATGCCCACGCTCCACCGACAGGGCTGCGTCGACGTCGTGACGCTGGACGATCGGTTCAGCATCGAGAACGTCGACCAGGCGCTCACGCCGCTGAACGAGGCGCTCGCCGCGGGGATCCCGCAGCTGGTGATCGACATGCGCCGCGTCAAGTTTGTCGACAGCGCCGGCCTGGAGCTGCTCTGCAAGACGCACGCCGACTGCCGGCGCCGTGGCGGCGAGCTCTGGGTCTCCGCCCCCAGCCGGCTGGTCCGCGACGTGTTCGGCGTCACCGGGCTCGACGCCCGGCTCCAGGTGGCGGACGACGTCCTGACCGCGGCGGGAGAATTCACCAAGTGACCCCCGCCCCCACCCTCAAGACGACCGACTCGGCGCCGCCCAAGCGGCGGATGAGGCTGGGCGAGCAGCTGCTCTCGAGCGGCAAGATCACCCAGGCCGAGCTCGAGGCTGCGCTCAAAGAGCAACGCCACGGCCAGATGCTCGGCGAGACCCTCGTCAAGCTCGGCTTCCTCGAGGAGACCGACCTGCTGCCCTTCCTCGCGCAGCAGTGCAACGCGCCCTGGATCCTGCTCCGCGAAGGGGGCATCGACCCGGTCGCCGCCCGGATGATCCCGCGCCCGCTGGCAGAGCAGCTCAAGTGCATCGGCCTGTTCCGGGTGCAGGGCGAGCTGACGCTCGCGATGACCAACCCGCGCGACCTCGCCGCGATCGA
Coding sequences within it:
- a CDS encoding STAS domain-containing protein; protein product: MPTLHRQGCVDVVTLDDRFSIENVDQALTPLNEALAAGIPQLVIDMRRVKFVDSAGLELLCKTHADCRRRGGELWVSAPSRLVRDVFGVTGLDARLQVADDVLTAAGEFTK